In the Streptomyces sp. 840.1 genome, one interval contains:
- a CDS encoding HAD family phosphatase, translating into MTSDRRIVLFDLFGVIARHQRPGSLKKMAARCHASTGAFTTAYWACRRPYDAGWSATAYWTAVLRWLSRPVDAATIEELRLIDIDSWSRVDPRMVAYVRSLRGVAEVALLSNIPADHAEAFLAAQPWLHELDHVAFSGRIGAAKPDPAAFRHCVVAMRAAPADFLFVDDREENVRAARAVGLNGHVFTDRDESARAIGAWLRRR; encoded by the coding sequence ATGACCAGCGACCGGCGCATCGTGCTCTTCGACCTGTTCGGAGTCATCGCCCGCCACCAACGTCCGGGCTCCCTGAAGAAGATGGCCGCCCGCTGCCACGCATCCACCGGCGCCTTCACCACGGCCTACTGGGCCTGCCGCCGGCCCTACGACGCCGGCTGGTCCGCGACCGCGTACTGGACCGCCGTACTGCGCTGGCTGTCCCGGCCCGTCGACGCCGCCACGATCGAGGAGCTGCGCCTCATCGACATCGACAGCTGGTCACGCGTCGACCCCCGGATGGTCGCCTACGTCCGGTCCCTGCGCGGCGTCGCCGAGGTCGCCCTGCTGTCCAACATCCCCGCGGACCACGCGGAGGCCTTCCTCGCCGCGCAGCCCTGGCTCCACGAGCTGGATCACGTCGCCTTCTCCGGCAGGATCGGAGCGGCGAAGCCGGATCCGGCGGCTTTCCGGCACTGCGTCGTGGCCATGCGGGCCGCGCCGGCGGACTTCCTCTTCGTCGACGACCGCGAGGAGAACGTGCGCGCCGCGCGGGCCGTCGGCCTGAACGGGCACGTCTTCACTGATCGCGACGAGTCGGCGCGAGCCATCGGCGCCTGGTTGCGCCGCAGGTGA
- a CDS encoding 3-hydroxybutyryl-CoA dehydrogenase: MADIARVGVVGCGQMGAGIAEVCARSGLDVRVAETTGEALEIGRTRLYNSLSKAAERGKITEEERDETLGRLSFTTDLGEFADRDLVIEAVVENEQVKTEIFQVLDQVVTRQDAILASNTSSIPLVKLAVATSRPDRVIGIHFFNPAPVQKLVELIPALTTSDETVKRAEAVVQDILGKHPIRAQDRSGFVVNALLIPYLLSAIRMFESGIASREDIDNGMEMGCAHPMGPLKLADLIGLDTVASVADSMYAEYKEPLYAAPPLLQRMVDAGRLGRKTGSGFYPY; the protein is encoded by the coding sequence ATGGCGGACATCGCACGCGTCGGAGTGGTCGGCTGCGGCCAGATGGGCGCAGGCATCGCGGAGGTGTGTGCCCGCAGCGGCCTCGATGTCAGAGTGGCCGAGACCACCGGCGAGGCGCTGGAGATCGGTCGCACCCGGCTCTACAACTCCCTCTCCAAGGCCGCCGAGCGCGGCAAGATCACCGAGGAGGAGCGCGACGAGACCCTCGGCCGCCTCAGCTTCACCACCGACCTCGGCGAGTTCGCGGACCGCGATCTCGTCATCGAGGCCGTCGTGGAGAACGAACAGGTCAAGACCGAGATCTTCCAGGTGCTGGACCAGGTGGTGACCCGGCAGGACGCGATCCTGGCCTCCAACACCTCCTCGATCCCGCTGGTGAAGCTGGCCGTCGCGACCTCGCGCCCCGACCGGGTCATCGGCATCCACTTCTTCAACCCGGCCCCGGTGCAGAAGCTCGTCGAGCTGATCCCCGCGCTGACCACGTCCGACGAGACGGTCAAGCGCGCCGAGGCCGTGGTGCAGGACATACTCGGCAAGCACCCGATCCGCGCCCAGGACAGGTCCGGCTTCGTCGTCAACGCGCTGCTGATTCCGTACCTCCTCTCCGCGATCCGGATGTTCGAGTCGGGCATCGCCAGCCGCGAGGACATCGACAACGGCATGGAGATGGGCTGCGCCCACCCGATGGGCCCGCTCAAGCTCGCCGACCTGATCGGCCTGGACACCGTGGCCTCGGTCGCCGACTCGATGTACGCCGAGTACAAGGAGCCGCTGTACGCCGCTCCCCCGCTGCTCCAGCGGATGGTGGACGCGGGCCGGCTCGGCCGGAAGACCGGCTCGGGGTTCTACCCGTACTGA